In Acanthopagrus latus isolate v.2019 chromosome 16, fAcaLat1.1, whole genome shotgun sequence, one DNA window encodes the following:
- the col12a1a gene encoding collagen alpha-1(XII) chain isoform X4, giving the protein MKIGLSLAAAAFFAALLSSIDAQDVTCRTTAQADIVLLVDGSWSIGRLNFKTIRAFIARMVGVFDIGPERVQIGLAQYSGDPKTEWHLDAHRTRESLLEAVANLPYKGGNTLTGLALNYLLQNNFKENVGMRPNSRKIGVLITDGKSQDDVIVNSQNLRDQGIELYAIGVKNADENELRSIASDPDSIHMYNVADFSFLLDIVDNLTENLCNSVKGPGGAPDAPTNLITSEVTHRSFRATWTAPDGPVEKYRVEYMTLSGRPQQVFVDGTETTTVLQGLNPLTEYMVSVYSVVGEESSEPLEGSETTLPLSAVRRMDIYDEQITTMRVRWEEAEGATGYMLLYSAINATQPTLEQEIRVGGDTTDVQLVKLLPNTAYTLSLFALHGESASEPLTKQGVTQPMPPAGELRVRDVTHSTMRLIWDAAPGLVRKYLITYKPEDGEPKELEVGGSVTTRELDNLISQTEYGLAVTPIYDEGPGQPMLGEAITDVVPAPKNLRFSEVTQTSFRATWEHGAPDVALYRIGWTKKGESNFQYSILNSDETTHVLENLEVDTPYDVSVTAIYPDESESEDLLGTERTLSRNALPRPPNAPPTDLVVFNETITSMNARWNPAPGRVQNYRITYVPTAGGRSQTTQVGGKKTTVLLPKLTPDTEYSISVVAVYARGVSQDLNGVGKTKPLGGVRNLQVTDPTTSTLNVQWEPAEGNVRQYRIFYVPAAGGEEQMVQVSGSTFNTVLRNLQSDTMYTVTVVPVYSVGEGQRMSENGKTLERSPVRNIQVFNPTTNTLNVRWEAATGEVQQYRVVYSPVNGARPSESVLVPGTTTTTLLQQLVPNTDYNVGVVALYSDGEGPAISDTGKTLPRSGPRNMRVYDPTTSTLSVSWEHAEGPVMQYRITYAQTTGDPIEEYTTVPGNVNNVVLQNLDPDTPYNIRVTAIYPDGPGGELEGDGRTVGMLGPRNLRVSDEWYTRFRVSWDPAPSRVNGYKLIYQPEGSDEPTEVLVGDVTSHQLHNLKPGTTYDLQVLAMYNTGVSAPLDGQGTTLYLNVTDLNTYNVGYDTFCIRWAPHRAATSYRLKVNPFDTSKSGAQEITVRGSASNYCFDGLTPDTLYNATVFAQTPNLEGPGVSVKERTLVKPTEVPTEPPPPPTPATVPPALDVCKGAKADLVFLIDGSWSIGDESFNKVIQFVTSMTGAFEVISPKGMQVSFVQFSDDAKTEFKLNTYHDKGIVISALQTVRYRGGNTKTGVALKHVYEKVFTSDSGMRRNVPKVLVVVTDGRSQDDVKKSAEKLQHSGYSVFVVGVADVDMTELRLIGSKPSERHVFVVDDYDAFAKIQDNLITFICETATSTCPLIYINGFTTPGFRMLEAFNITDRTFAGMNGVSMEPGSFNSYIAYRLHKDSFINQPTKEIHPDGLPPSYTIILLFRLLPDTPSEPFDIWQIADKNNNPEVGVTVNPSSKTITFYNKDTRGEIQRATFNEEPVKRVFHGSFHKLHITISPEKVKLNVDCQEVAEKPIKEANNITLDGYEVLGKMVKSGGGRRQSATFQLQMFDIICSLSWISRDRCCDLPSTRDEAKCPSLPHSCTCTQDSIGPQGPPGPSGSPGSKGPRGDRGENGNPGPMGPRGDPGLPGSMGPPGPQGPNGLSLPGEPGRPGPKGDRGDQGLTGLQGPPGPRGPLGPVGPSGARGPPGKEGSSGPRGPPGPMGSPGNPGVPGITGKPGKPGDTGSPGAVGLKGEKGERGDFASQNMMRSIARQVCEQLVNNQMSRIDMMLNQIPSGYRSNSPGPPGPPGPPGNQGSRGEPGQPGRTGFPGTPGQPGNQGERGLPGEKGERGAPGNGIRGQRGPSGPQGPPGESRTGPPGPSGSAGSRGPPGRQGTPGVRGPPGPPGYCDSSQCVGIPYNGQGYQAPRYQPEPEVVPIPAEPAGEFETIQSPGYSRNQRGKRSLPRDNKQTLTS; this is encoded by the exons ATGTGACATGTAGGACCACTGCACAGGCTGACATTGTGCTTCTGGTGGACGGTTCCTGGAGCATCGGACGTCTCAACTTCAAGACCATTCGTGCCTTCATCGCACGTATGGTGGGAGTCTTTGACATTGGCCCTGAAAGGGTTCAAATTG GTCTTGCCCAGTACAGTGGAGACCCAAAGACTGAGTGGCACTTGGATGCTCATCGCACTCGGGAGTCTCTCCTGGAAGCTGTGGCTAACCTGCCCTACAAAGGAGGAAACACCTTGACTG GTCTAGCTTTGAACTACCTTCTCCAGAACAATTTCAAGGAGAATGTTGGGATGCGACCTAACTCGAGAAAGATTGGTGTCCTGATCACTGACGGCAAATCCCAGGATGACGTCATTGTCAACTCGCAGAACTTGCGTGATCAGGGCATTGAGCTCTATGCCATCG GTGTGAAGAACGCTGATGAGAATGAGTTGAGGTCCATTGCCAGCGATCCGGATAGCATTCACATGTACAACGTGGCTGACTTCTCCTTCCTGTTGGACATCGTTGACAACCTCACTGAGAACCTCTGTAACAGTGTCAAGGGACCAG GAGGTGCACCCGATGCTCCCACTAACCTGATAACATCAGAGGTGACCCACCGCTCCTTCCGAGCCACCTGGACCGCCCCTGATGGCCCGGTGGAGAAGTACCGTGTGGAGTACATGACTCTGTCTGGACGCCCACAACAG GTGTTTGTGGATGGCACCGAGACCACAACAGTTCTCCAGGGCCTCAACCCACTGACTGAGTACATGGTCAGCGTCTACTCCGTGgtgggagaggagagcagcgagCCCCTCGAAGGATCCGAGACCACGC tccCCCTGAGTGCTGTGAGGAGAATGGACATTTATGATGAGCAGATAACCACCATGCGTGTGAGgtgggaggaggcggagggagcCACTGGCTACATGCTGCTCTACAGCGCCATCAATGCCACTCAGCCCACCCTCGAGCAGGAG ATCAGAGTGGGAGGGGATACAACTGATGTCCAGCTGGTGAAGTTACTCCCCAACACAGCCTACACACTCTCCCTGTTCGCCCTGCATGGAGAGTCAGCGAGTGAACCACTGACCAAGCAGGGAGTCACCC AGCCCATGCCACCTGCCGGTGAACTGAGGGTTCGTGATGTAACCCACAGCACCATGAGGCTTATCTGGGATGCTGCTCCTGGTCTTGTTCGCAAGTACCTCATCACATACAAGCCTGAGGACGGAGAACCTAAAGAA CTGGAAGTTGGAGGAAGTGTGACCACCAGAGAACTGGACAACCTAATCTCACAGACTGAGTATGGCCTGGCTGTCACTCCAATCTATGATGAGGGACCTGGTCAGCCAATGTTGGGAGAAGCAATCACTG ATGTGGTTCCTGCCCCAAAGAACCTGCGATTCTCAGAAGTTACCCAGACCAGCTTCAGAGCCACCTGGGAGCATGGAGCGCCTGACGTTGCTCTGTACCGCATTGGCTGGACAAAGAAGGGAGAGAGCAACTTCCAATAC TCCATTCTGAACAGTGACGAGACAACCCACGTTCTGGAGAACTTGGAAGTTGACACGCCCTATGATGTGTCTGTGACCGCAATCTACCCCGACGAATCAGAGAGCGAGGATCTGCTAGGCACTGAGAGGACAT TGTCCAGGAATGCTCTTCCGAGAC CACCCAATGCACCTCCCACGGACTTGGTTGTGTTCAACGAAACCATCACCAGCATGAACGCCAGGTGGAATCCAGCTCCGGGACGCGTCCAGAACTACAGGATCACTTATGTTCCCACAGCCGGGGGCAGGAGCCAGACT ACCCAGGTCGGAGGGAAGAAAACTACTGTCCTCCTTCCCAAGCTGACCCCTGACACTGAATACTCCATCAGTGTGGTGGCAGTCTACGCCAGAGGAGTCAGCCAGGACCTGAACGGCGTCGGAAAGACCA AGCCTTTGGGTGGTGTTAGGAACCTGCAGGTCACTGACCCCACTACCAGCACCCTGAATGTCCAGTGGGAGCCTGCTGAGGGCAATGTGCGTCAGTACAGGATCTTCTATGTCCCCGCAGCCGGAGGAGAGGAACAGATG GTGCAGGTATCAGGCAGCACCTTCAACACAGTTCTGAGGAACCTGCAGTCTGATACCATGTACACTGTAACTGTGGTGCCCGTCTACTCCGTCGGAGAGGGGCAACGCATGTCTGAGAACGGCAAAACAT TGGAGCGTAGCCCTGTCAGGAACATCCAGGTCTTCAACCCCACTACCAACACTCTGAACGTTCGCTGGGAGGCTGCCACAGGCGAAGTCCAACAATACCGGGTGGTCTACTCTCCTGTGAATGGCGCCAGGCCCTCGGAGTCG GTTCTGGTACCAGGAACCACCACCACGaccttgctgcagcagctggtccCAAACACTGATTACAATGTGGGAGTGGTTGCCCTGTATAGTGATGGTGAAGGACCAGCTATCAGTGACACCGGAAAGACAT TGCCCCGTAGTGGCCCAAGAAACATGCGCGTGTATGACCCCACCACCAGTACTCTCTCTGTTAGCTGGGAACATGCTGAAGGTCCCGTCATGCAGTACCGCATCACCTATGCCCAGACCACAGGAGATCCCATCGAGGAATAT ACTACAGTACCAGGGAACGTAAACAACGTGGTCCTGCAGAACCTGGATCCAGACACTCCCTATAATATCAGAGTGACTGCCATCTATCCCGATGGACCAGGAGGAGAGCTGGAAGGAGACGGACGTACAG TGGGTATGCTCGGCCCCAGGAACCTCCGTGTTTCTGATGAGTGGTACACCCGCTTCAGGGTGTCCTGGGACCCTGCCCCCTCCAGGGTTAATGGCTACAAGCTTATCTACCAGCCTGAGG GTTCTGATGAGCCCACGGAGGTGCTCGTTGGAGACGTGACCTCCCACCAACTGCATAACCTGAAACCTGGAACCACCTATGACCTGCAGGTGCTGGCAATGTACAACACAGGTGTCAGTGCACCTCTAGACGGACAAGGCACCACAC TGTACCTGAACGTGACAGACCTGAACACTTACAATGTTGGCTACGACACCTTTTGCATCCGATGGGCCCCTCACAGAGCAGCCACCTCCTACAGACTCAAAGTCAATCCTTTTGACA cctccaaGAGTGGCGCTCAGGAGATTACTGTCAGAGGCTCGGCGAGTAATTACTGCTTCGATGGCTTGACCCCTGACACTCTCTACAACGCCACAGTGTTCGCCCAAacccccaacctggagggacCTGGAGTCAGCGTGAAGGAGAGGACAT TGGTCAAACCAACCGAAGTGCCAACTGAGCCTCCCCCACCTCCTACTCCAGCAACAGTCCCCCCTGCACTGGATG TGTGCAAAGGTGCAAAAGCAGACCTGGTCTTCCTCATCGATGGTTCCTGGAGTATTGGAGATGAGAGCTTCAACAAGGTCATCCAGTTTGTCACAAGCATGACCGGAGCCTTTGAAGTCATCAGCCCCAAGGGCATGCAG GTTTCATTCGTGCAGTTCAGTGATGACGCCAAGACTGAGTTCAAGCTGAACACCTACCATGACAAGGGCATAGTGATTTCAGCTTTGCAGACTGTGCGctacagaggaggaaacaccaAGACAG GCGTTGCTTTGAAGCATGTCTATGAGAAGGTCTTCACCTCAGACAGTGGCATGAGGAGGAACGTGCCgaaggtgctggtggtggtcACTGATGGACGCTCCCAGGACGACGTGAAGAAGAGCGCAGAGAAACTGCAGCATTCCG GCTACAGTGTATTTGTCGTTGGAGTGGCTGATGTGGACATGACAGAGCTGAGACTCATTGGCAGCAAGCCCAGCGAGAGACATGTGTTTGTGGTTGACGACTATGACGCTTTCGCCAAGATCCAGGACAACCTTATCACCTTCATCTGTGAAACGGCCACTTCCA cTTGCCCTCTGATCTACATCAATGGGTTCACAACACCAG GCTTTAGGATGCTAGAGGCTTTCAACATCACTGACCGGACCTTCGCCGGCATGAACGGCGTGTCCATGGAGCCAGGCTCCTTCAACAGCTACATCGCCTACAGGCTGCACAAGGATTCCTTCATAAATCAGCCCACCAA GGAGATCCATCCAGACGGTCTTCCCCCATCCTACACCATCATCCTACTCTTCCGCCTGCTGCCCGACACGCCCTCCGAACCTTTTGATATCTGGCAGATTGccgacaaaaacaacaaccccgAGGTCGGGGTCACCGTCAACC CTTCCAGCAAGACAATCACATTCTACAACAAGGACACCCGGGGAGAGATCCAGAGAGCCACGTTTAATGAGGAGCCAGTGAAGCGGGTTTTCCATGGCAGCTTCCACAAG ctccacatcACCATCTCTCCAGAAAAAGTCAAGCTCAATGTGGACTGCCAAGAGGTGGCAGAGAAGCCCATCAAGGAGGCCAATAACATCACACTGGATGGCTATGAAGTTCTTGGCAAGATGGTCAAGTCTGGAGGCGGAAGGAGGCAGTCTGCAACA TTCCAGCTCCAGATGTTCGATATTATCTGCAGCTTGAGCTGGATCAGCCGAGACAGATGCTGCGACCTGCCCTCCACA AGAGATGAGGCCAAGTGTCCGTCCCTTCCCCATtcttgcacatgcacacaggacAGCATCGGCCCTCAGGGACCTCCTGGACCTTCG GGCAGCCCAGGCTCTAAGGGACCACGAGGAGATAGAGGAGAAAACGGCAACCCC GGTCCAATGGGTCCACGCGGTGACCCAGGACTCCCAGGCTCAATGGGACCACCTGGTCCACAGGGCCCTAATGGACTGTCTCTACCTGGAGAGCCT GGTCGCCCAGGACCAAAGGGAGATCGTGGAGACCAGGGCCTGACTGGATTGCAA GGTCCTCCAGGGCCACGCGGTCCTCTGGGCCCCGTTGGACCAAGCGGAGCACGG GGGCCACCAGGAAAGGAGGGATCATCTGGACCCAGAGGCCCACCAGGGCCAATg ggaagTCCTGGAAACCCAGGTGTACCAGGAATTACTGGAAAACCAGGGAAACCAGGAGATACAGGAAGCCCA GGAGCTGTTGGCCttaaaggagagaaaggagagagg ggAGACTTTGCATCCCAGAACATGATGCGCTCCATCGCCAGACAAGTTTGTGAACAGCTCGTGAACA ATCAAATGAGCAGAATTGACATGATGCTCAACCAGATTCCCTCTGGATATCGCAGCAACTCTCCCGGACCACCTGGTCCTCCAGGCCCTCCTGGCAACCAAGGATCCCGCGGAGAGCCTGGACAGCCTGGTCGCACCGGTTTCCCTGGAACCCCAGGTCAACCTGGAAATCAAGGAGAAAGAG GTTTGccaggagagaagggagagagaggagctccagGAAATGGTATCAGAGGACAAAGAGGCCCGAGTGGGCCACAAG GACCACCAGGAGAGTCAAGAACGGGACCCCCTGGTCCTTCTGGCTCTGCTGGATCTCGCGGCCCTCCAGGTCGTCAGGGTACCCCAGGGGTTAGGGGACCACCAGGACCCCCTGGATATTGCGACTCCTCTCAGTGTGTTGGCATTCCTTATAATGGACAAGGATACCAAG CACCCCGCTACCAGCCTGAACCTGAGGTAGTGCCTATACCTGCGGAGCCCGCTGGAGAGTTTGAGACAATACAATCACCCGGTTACTCACGAAACCAACGAGGAAAGAGATCACTACCACGggacaataaacaaacactaaCATCATAG